The proteins below come from a single Esox lucius isolate fEsoLuc1 chromosome 7, fEsoLuc1.pri, whole genome shotgun sequence genomic window:
- the LOC117594712 gene encoding uncharacterized protein LOC117594712, with protein MAGWMSDLTSSLSLFLNQEDSVVRTVEVIKNIGVCSAEDLKYVEADDLAAVLMPIEVRKVMACIKNLVTRVEDKSSSISTSHIEESSIEESFMSDDMLSDDIHMSVHSTPKSTATSSAALVRASPTASESRFREDNSWHYSFDIPWSKMPSSTSKLLDTGKRPSAAQRREINWIVAGEILTVCKTPGRNTLLKFQGRWYFATQNPSKMRLRVRLSALGMTLL; from the exons ATGGCTGGATGGATGAGTGATCTAACCTCATCCCTCAGCTTGTTCTTGAACCAAGAGGATTCTGTAGTGCGAACAGTGGAGGTGATCAAAAACATTGGAGTCTGTTCAGCTGAGGACCTTAAGTATGTGGAGGCAGATGACCTTGCAGCAGTCCTGATGCCAATAGAGGTCAGGAAAGTTATGGCCTGTATTAAAA atttaGTGACTAGAGTGGAAGATAAATCCTCCTCAATATCTACTAGCCACATTGAAGAATCCAGCATTGAGGAATCATTCATGAGTGACGATATGCTGAGTGATGATATTCACATGAGTGTTCACTCCACACCGAAATCCACTGCTACAAGCAGTGCAGCTTTGGTCAGAGCCTCGCCTACTGCATCAGAGAGCAGGTTCAGAGAAGATAATAGCTGGCATTACAGCTTTGACATACCCTGGAGTAAGATGCCCTCCAGTACAAGTAAACTGTTGGATACTGGAAAGAGGCCTTCTGCAGCACAGAGAAGGGAGATTAATTGGATTGTGGCTGGTGAAATACTGACTGTCTGCAAGACACCAGGAAGAAACACCTTACTGAAATTTCAAGGAAGATGGTATTTCGCTACCCAAAATCCTTCCAAGATGAGATTGAGGGTCAGATTGTCGGCACTGGGTATGACTCTCTTGTAA